From the genome of Virgibacillus siamensis, one region includes:
- a CDS encoding carbamoyl phosphate synthase small subunit produces MRKRQLVLEDGSQFIGEGFGSDRSMTGEVVFNTGMTGYQEVISDPSYCGQIVTMTYPLAGNYGINRDDFETVTPFINGFVVKEACDYPSNFRSDETLDDYLKANDIPGISGIDTRKLTKIIRKHGTMKGIITDAEESAEELIAKLRMLPERTDQVCYTSAVKPYVVPGRGLRIVLVDFGMKHGILRELTKRDCHVTVVPYNYGAENILRLKPDGIMLTNGPGDPKDVPESIDMIKQVVGKIPLFGICLGHQLLALASGANTEKMKFGHRGGNHPVKDLFTNKTLITSQNHSYAVTQESLMDTDLELTQIALNDNSVEGLKHRKCPAFSVQYHPESSPGPEDTNHLFDEFMQMIRETKTLEEVEVNA; encoded by the coding sequence ATGCGTAAACGACAACTGGTATTGGAAGATGGAAGTCAATTTATCGGAGAAGGTTTCGGCAGTGACAGATCAATGACCGGGGAAGTGGTCTTTAACACGGGGATGACAGGATATCAGGAAGTTATTTCAGACCCATCCTATTGCGGTCAGATTGTAACGATGACCTATCCTCTTGCCGGAAATTACGGGATTAACCGCGATGATTTTGAAACGGTAACGCCATTTATTAACGGGTTTGTCGTCAAGGAAGCTTGTGATTATCCTTCCAATTTCCGCAGTGATGAAACGTTAGATGATTACTTGAAGGCAAATGACATTCCGGGTATTTCCGGAATTGATACACGAAAACTAACGAAAATCATTCGGAAACATGGTACGATGAAAGGCATTATTACAGATGCGGAGGAATCGGCAGAAGAATTGATTGCGAAATTGCGCATGCTGCCTGAACGAACGGATCAGGTATGTTATACATCAGCTGTAAAGCCATATGTTGTTCCGGGACGGGGTTTGCGAATTGTCCTTGTTGATTTCGGGATGAAGCATGGGATATTGCGGGAATTAACAAAACGGGATTGCCATGTAACTGTTGTTCCATACAATTATGGTGCGGAAAATATATTGCGGCTGAAACCGGATGGGATCATGCTTACCAATGGACCGGGGGATCCAAAAGATGTTCCGGAATCAATTGATATGATCAAACAAGTAGTTGGCAAAATTCCATTGTTCGGTATTTGTCTTGGCCATCAGCTGCTGGCGCTGGCCAGTGGTGCCAATACGGAAAAAATGAAATTTGGCCATCGCGGCGGCAATCACCCTGTAAAAGATCTCTTCACAAATAAGACACTTATTACAAGCCAGAACCACAGTTACGCCGTTACACAGGAGTCACTTATGGACACAGATCTTGAATTAACTCAAATTGCACTGAATGATAATTCTGTAGAAGGATTGAAACATCGGAAGTGCCCGGCATTTTCAGTGCAATATCATCCGGAAAGTTCACCGGGACCGGAAGATACGAACCATTTATTTGATGAATTTATGCAAATGATCCGTGAGACTAAAACATTGGAAGAGGTGGAAGTAAATGCCTAA